One window of Methanocaldococcus sp. genomic DNA carries:
- the csx20 gene encoding CRISPR-associated protein Csx20 gives MPKMFLLFSHNLTDDQINDARENLKVDKFIYLPKELQNIWSNIPPEIEDITDYLKPIKEFLKNNANDGDYVLIQGDFGATYNMVNYAFENNLIPIYATTKRVVKEVIEDGKVITIREFKHCRFRKYK, from the coding sequence TTGCCAAAGATGTTTTTATTATTTTCTCATAATCTTACTGATGACCAAATAAATGATGCAAGAGAAAATTTAAAGGTAGATAAATTTATATATTTACCAAAAGAATTACAAAATATTTGGAGCAATATTCCTCCAGAAATTGAGGATATAACCGATTATCTAAAACCAATAAAAGAATTTCTAAAAAATAATGCAAATGATGGGGACTATGTATTAATACAGGGGGACTTTGGAGCAACATACAATATGGTTAATTATGCCTTTGAGAATAATTTAATTCCTATTTATGCAACTACAAAAAGAGTGGTTAAAGAAGTTATAGAAGATGGTAAAGTAATAACAATTAGAGAATTTAAACATTGTAGATTCAGAAAATATAAATAG
- the cas10 gene encoding type III-A CRISPR-associated protein Cas10/Csm1 yields MDNDYKALMIGSLLHDIGKFIQRAKNPRIKHQKCGPEFIEKYYKNLGINEEIKNLVIELIREHHNKSNSNPLVKILILSDWLSSGEREDFEECLNVPKKDQALLSVFELIDISDDKFYHKKIKKNKEELYRNGMKYYLKPLSIKEEVIFPYFNDEEKQSNSSSSDNPYKDLYNAFKNELENKNKKVKIDNFEKLFQLIQKYLWCVPSATNWKKEGYLPDISLFDHLKTTCAIACCLYKLYKIEEHLDAKLTDDMLSKLLKRIPLEKGKYKKELNPFWEKYELFSLIHGDISGIQNFIFKVTTKYATKSLKGRSFYLDFLTEIIANYIIQKLDLPITNILFCGGGHFYILSYKVKDNFIKDIEEEINDLIYQKFRTDLYITLGKVNIKPYEFLSQAESNFSKKWKDVGEVTAIKKMQKYHYKIKLSIEKFFKPEGSGDENKICRCCRGEFEKGIQLYDEGEDKVCENCYSFVELTEFLKEFKKLGQIDYNYEKPSRAKVIENPDREITMKKLPALQELFEKVKFENETYYLPKENGDLEIPYKIWSIAFPLDDNKKIKDFDELAEQAEERTGTNKIGILKMDVDNLGKVFTKGLGEFASISRMSTLSSMLTLFFTGYIPHLIETGYCKIKDKEVPYKDNVYLVYSGGDDTLIVGSWDVIWELAKDIRRKFKRFTCYNPNLSLSAGIVIVNPKFEFKKAVNMANVELDDIAKEDKIVLPVNGKYEDIKKNAISIFGCPLNWDFEVYYDEDLIKRLEKLYSIKYNKEIKIDDKIKELMKKYNETELENHFEKALKSNISRRILFISQTVADKLNRVIEYKGEEFLINFPYYWRILYYLHRNFKSGDKLDVNVKFLEDYVKEKITYGLKCGNVRFNDLKVSAKIIELKNRNG; encoded by the coding sequence ATGGATAACGATTATAAAGCGTTAATGATTGGAAGTTTATTGCACGATATTGGGAAGTTTATACAGAGGGCTAAAAATCCAAGAATAAAACATCAAAAGTGTGGGCCAGAGTTTATTGAAAAATATTACAAAAACTTAGGAATTAATGAAGAGATTAAAAATTTAGTCATTGAATTGATTAGAGAGCATCACAATAAAAGTAATTCTAACCCCTTAGTTAAAATTCTAATATTATCTGACTGGCTAAGTAGTGGAGAGAGGGAAGATTTTGAAGAATGCCTAAATGTACCAAAAAAAGATCAGGCATTACTGTCAGTTTTTGAACTTATAGATATTAGTGATGATAAGTTTTATCATAAAAAAATAAAGAAAAACAAAGAGGAACTATACAGAAATGGAATGAAATACTATTTAAAACCTCTTTCAATTAAAGAAGAGGTAATTTTTCCATACTTTAATGATGAAGAAAAGCAATCAAACAGTTCAAGTTCAGATAATCCCTATAAAGATTTATACAATGCATTTAAAAATGAATTAGAAAATAAAAATAAAAAAGTAAAAATTGACAACTTTGAAAAGTTATTCCAGTTAATTCAAAAATACTTATGGTGTGTTCCCTCAGCAACCAATTGGAAAAAGGAAGGTTATTTGCCAGATATCTCATTATTTGACCATTTAAAAACTACTTGTGCCATTGCCTGTTGTTTATATAAATTATATAAAATAGAGGAACATTTAGATGCTAAACTAACTGATGATATGTTATCTAAATTATTAAAAAGAATCCCATTAGAAAAAGGGAAATATAAAAAAGAGTTAAATCCTTTCTGGGAAAAATATGAGTTATTTTCATTAATTCACGGAGATATATCAGGAATTCAGAATTTTATCTTTAAAGTAACTACAAAATATGCCACAAAGTCGTTAAAAGGTAGGAGTTTTTACTTAGATTTTTTAACTGAAATAATTGCAAACTACATAATACAAAAGTTGGATTTGCCAATAACAAATATACTATTTTGTGGAGGAGGACACTTCTATATTTTATCATATAAAGTAAAAGATAATTTTATTAAAGATATTGAAGAAGAAATAAATGACTTAATCTATCAGAAATTCAGAACTGATTTATACATTACTTTGGGAAAAGTAAATATTAAACCATATGAATTCTTATCACAAGCAGAATCTAACTTTTCAAAAAAATGGAAAGATGTTGGAGAAGTTACTGCAATAAAGAAAATGCAGAAGTATCATTATAAGATAAAATTAAGTATTGAAAAGTTCTTTAAACCAGAAGGTTCTGGTGATGAAAATAAGATATGTAGATGTTGTAGAGGAGAATTTGAAAAAGGAATACAACTATATGATGAAGGAGAAGACAAAGTATGTGAAAATTGTTATTCGTTCGTAGAATTGACAGAATTTTTAAAAGAATTTAAAAAATTAGGGCAGATAGATTATAACTATGAAAAACCTTCAAGAGCTAAGGTTATAGAAAACCCAGATAGAGAAATTACAATGAAAAAACTTCCAGCCCTGCAAGAGTTATTTGAAAAAGTTAAATTTGAAAATGAAACATATTACCTTCCAAAAGAAAATGGAGATTTAGAAATTCCCTATAAAATTTGGAGTATTGCCTTTCCATTAGACGATAATAAAAAAATAAAAGATTTTGATGAATTGGCAGAACAGGCAGAAGAAAGAACTGGAACTAATAAGATAGGAATTTTAAAGATGGATGTTGATAACTTAGGAAAGGTTTTTACTAAGGGTTTAGGAGAATTTGCATCTATATCAAGAATGAGCACATTGAGTTCTATGCTAACTTTGTTTTTCACTGGCTATATTCCTCACTTAATTGAGACAGGATATTGTAAAATTAAAGATAAAGAAGTACCTTACAAAGATAATGTTTATTTAGTTTATTCTGGAGGGGATGATACTCTTATAGTAGGTTCCTGGGATGTTATATGGGAGTTAGCAAAAGACATTAGGAGAAAATTTAAAAGATTTACGTGCTACAATCCTAATTTATCTCTAAGTGCTGGAATTGTTATAGTTAATCCAAAGTTTGAGTTTAAAAAGGCAGTTAATATGGCTAATGTAGAATTGGACGATATTGCAAAAGAAGATAAGATAGTTTTACCAGTTAATGGTAAGTATGAGGATATTAAGAAAAATGCCATATCTATCTTTGGTTGTCCATTAAATTGGGACTTTGAAGTTTATTACGATGAAGATTTAATAAAAAGATTAGAAAAACTTTACTCAATAAAATATAATAAAGAAATTAAAATCGACGATAAGATTAAAGAACTTATGAAAAAATACAACGAGACAGAGTTAGAGAATCATTTTGAAAAAGCCCTTAAGTCAAATATTAGTAGAAGAATATTATTTATCTCTCAAACTGTTGCAGATAAGTTAAATAGAGTTATAGAATACAAAGGAGAGGAATTCCTTATAAACTTTCCATATTATTGGAGAATTTTGTATTACTTACATAGAAATTTCAAAAGTGGTGATAAATTGGATGTAAATGTTAAATTCTTAGAAGATTATGTCAAAGAGAAAATAACCTATGGGCTTAAATGTGGAAATGTAAGATTCAACGACTTAAAAGTTTCTGCAAAAATTATAGAACTTAAAAATAGAAATGGGTGA
- the csm2 gene encoding type III-A CRISPR-associated protein Csm2: MNGYVKRTEIDNNLNDILNLNENNALKVMNLAERFGKYNLRNLASTKLRKFYDYILDIDTNKKEWFVRLVLLKPKIAYNIGKETKEAKKSLEDLEYLVNKVIDKIEEAKNDEKIKKFNNFKKFFEAVVAYHRIVNKN; the protein is encoded by the coding sequence ATGAATGGATATGTGAAAAGAACAGAAATTGACAATAATTTGAATGATATATTAAATCTAAATGAAAATAATGCTCTAAAAGTTATGAATCTTGCAGAACGATTTGGAAAATATAATCTTAGGAACTTAGCATCAACAAAATTAAGAAAGTTTTATGATTATATTCTTGATATTGATACCAATAAAAAAGAATGGTTTGTTAGGTTGGTTTTATTAAAACCAAAAATAGCTTATAATATAGGTAAAGAAACAAAAGAGGCTAAAAAATCTTTAGAAGATTTGGAATACTTAGTTAATAAAGTTATTGATAAAATTGAAGAAGCTAAAAATGACGAAAAAATTAAGAAATTCAATAATTTTAAAAAATTCTTTGAAGCAGTTGTTGCATATCACAGAATCGTAAATAAAAATTAA
- the csm3 gene encoding type III-A CRISPR-associated RAMP protein Csm3: MELTLKGKVILKGYIITETGLHIGGLSETLKIGGVDIQVIKDPEGKIIIPGSSLKGKIRSLLEKKDGQYNIKVEYYKEVEKKGKKDFEKTRTIEIYYEYDEKRESINKKMKITYENDKSNPIITDFDADKLKLDDNEVHKKVSGMPCSCGACDICKLFGPHNSKNIKESARVIVRDAFLISKDNDKILNKKDKNYENYLEIKPENVIDRVKGIAQHPRQIERVVAGSKFKFEVVFNIYKDGDKELIKKFVEGMKLLEDDYLGGSGSRGYGKIKFENMELIYKPKEYYEGNNEAIVIKENIKDVDEMYNKVEELPFK; this comes from the coding sequence ATGGAATTAACATTGAAAGGAAAAGTAATCTTAAAAGGTTATATCATAACTGAAACTGGATTACATATTGGGGGTTTAAGTGAAACTTTAAAAATTGGGGGTGTAGATATTCAAGTTATTAAAGATCCAGAAGGAAAAATTATAATCCCAGGAAGTTCATTAAAAGGAAAAATTAGAAGTTTATTAGAAAAGAAGGATGGTCAATATAATATAAAAGTAGAATACTATAAAGAAGTTGAAAAAAAGGGTAAAAAAGATTTCGAAAAGACAAGAACTATAGAAATATACTATGAATATGACGAAAAAAGGGAGAGTATTAATAAAAAAATGAAAATAACTTATGAAAATGATAAAAGCAATCCAATAATAACTGATTTTGATGCAGATAAATTAAAATTAGATGATAATGAAGTTCATAAAAAAGTTTCAGGTATGCCATGTAGTTGTGGAGCGTGTGATATTTGTAAATTATTTGGACCACACAATTCAAAAAATATTAAAGAATCTGCAAGAGTAATAGTTAGAGATGCATTTTTAATTAGCAAAGATAATGATAAAATTTTAAATAAAAAAGACAAGAACTATGAAAATTATTTAGAAATAAAACCAGAAAATGTTATAGATAGAGTTAAAGGGATTGCACAACACCCAAGGCAAATTGAAAGAGTCGTCGCAGGTAGTAAATTTAAGTTTGAAGTTGTATTTAACATATACAAAGATGGAGACAAAGAATTAATAAAAAAATTTGTTGAAGGGATGAAACTTTTAGAAGATGACTACTTAGGGGGAAGCGGTTCAAGAGGTTATGGTAAAATTAAATTTGAAAATATGGAATTAATTTATAAACCAAAAGAATACTATGAAGGTAATAATGAGGCAATAGTAATAAAAGAAAATATTAAAGATGTTGATGAAATGTATAACAAAGTTGAAGAACTTCCCTTTAAATAA